GTACATATGACGGGGATAGAATTAAGCAAGCAGATGTCAACCTGCTCACCTACCCGTTGGGAGTTATAAAAGATAAAGAAACCATCCTAAAAAACTTACGATATTACGAACCTAAATTAGCAGAAGAAGGGCCGGCAATGGCACAGGCTGTATTTTCAGTCATATATGCTCGTTTGGGGAATGCGGAAGAAGCTTATCGCCTGTTCAAAAGAGGGTACGAACCAAATAAGCGCCCCCCTTTCGGCGCATTGGCTGAAGCGGCAACGAGCAATAACCCTTATTTTGCTACGGGAGCAGGAGGGATGTTACAGGCTGTTATTTTTGGTTTTGGTGGCCTGTACATTACGGAAGATGGTGTGGTACAAAAGAATCCGATATTACCAAAGCAGTGGAAATCCCTCACCATTACAGGTGTTGGCCCTGACAGGAAAACATTTAAGATTGAAAAGTAATGTGTAAAATATACCGTATGAAGTACTATGCTTTTGCACTGTCTTCCCTATTTTTAATATCGTGCCAAAAAAATAAGCAATCTTCCCCCAAACCCAAAGACATGAAAATTGATAGTAGCTTTGTAAAAACAGGAGAGCAATATAGACCTGCCTTTCATTTTACTCCTGAAAAAAACTGGATGAATGACCCCAATGGTATGGTATATTATCAGGGAGAATATCATCTTTTTTATCAATATTATCCTAAGGATAATGTGTGGGGGCCGATGCACTGGGGACATGCGGTATCTAAAAATTTAATACATTGGGAAAGATTGCCGATAGCTATCTACCCTGATTCCTTAGGATATATTTTTAGCGGTAGCGCAGTCATTGATTGGGATAATACCTCCGGGTTGGGGTCTGAGGAGAATCCTCCTATGGTAGCTATATATACATATCATGACCCTGTTGGAGAAAAATCAGGGATAGATACATTTCAAAGCCAGGCAATAGCGTATAGTCTTGATAAGGGAAGATCGTGGACAAAATATTCAAAAAACCCGGTAATATCCAATCCGGGTATCAGAGATTTTAGAGATCCAAAAGTTTTTTGGTATTCCGAAAAAAAGAAATGGATCATGACTTTGGCTGTAAAAGACCATGTCAATTTTTACAGTTCTGAAAATTTAAAAGACTGGAAGTTAGAGAGTGAGTTCGGACAAAATAACGGAGCTCACGGCGGTGTTTGGGAATGTCCTGATCTTTTTTCTATGTATGATGATGAAGGGAATTTGAAATGGGTGCTGCTGGTGAGTATCAATCCCAATGGACCCCAGGGAGGTTCTGCAATACAGTATTTTGTCGGAGATTTTAACGGAAGTGCTTTTTTACCGGATCATACGGAGATAAAATGGGTTGATTACGGAGCGGATAATTATGCGGGAGTTACCTTTAGCGATATTCCTAAGGAAGACGGCCGAAGAATATTTATAGGCTGGATGAGTAATTGGCAATATGCACAGGTTGTGCCTACCGAGACCTGGAGAAGTGCTATGACATTGCCTCGAAAACTCGCGCTGAAAAACAATAATGGAGTTTATCACTTGCATTCAAAACCCGTTCGGGAAATTGATACCATTTTTGAATCACCTGTTGATGTCGAATCAAATACATATCAATCGGATAGCTCTTCCTATTTTATTGAGATCTGCGGAGAACTGACAAAGGGTACCATAACGCTTTCAAATGGCCTGGGAGAATCTTTTACGATAACTATTGATAAAGGACAACTATTTACAGATAGAACTTATGCGGGAAAAAATTCATTTCACCCGGAATTTGCTAAAATTCACAAGGCACCGATGCTCCACGATACCATATCGAAGCTCCGATTGTTTGTAGATACTTCTTCCGTAGAAATGTTTATTAATGACGGGGAGTTAGTGATGACAGAACTGATGTTTCCTACCGGATCTTTACATACAATCACCACAAAAGGAATTAATAGATTTAGATTTTTTGAACTTAAATCGATTTGGAATCAATAGGGATCTGTTAATACTAAACTTGTTTAAACGAGTTCACTAAGTAAAAAACAATGAATCAAAAGTTAATAAATTGGTCTTTAGTTGTTGCCTTGGCAGGGTTTTTATTTGGGTTTGACACTGTTGTGATTTCCGGAGCCAATCAGCCCATAAAAGAGTTGTGGAATACTTCTCCTTTATTTCACGGTATGTTTATAATGTCTATGGCGCTTTGGGGAACAGTCTTGGGAGCGCTTTTCGGAGGTATTCCTTGTGATAAAATCGGGCGCAAAAAAACCTTATTTTGGATAGGAGTCTTGTATTTAATCTCTGCTTTGGGTTCTGCTTTTGCCCCTGATCCTTATACGTTTTCTTTTTTTAGATTTATGGGCGGTATTGGTGTCGGAGCTTCATCTGTTGCTGCGCCTATTTATATTTCTGAAATCTCTTCGGCAAAGAATCGGGGAAAATTAGTTGCACTATATCAATTCAATATTGTATTCGGTATATTTATTGCATTTATTTCCAACTATTTACTGGAAGGTTTGGGCGGAACTAATGATTGGCGCTGGATGTTGGGTGTAGAAGCCCTTCCTGCATTTTTATATATTTTAATGGTGTTGAAAATACCAAACAGTCCAAGATGGCTGGCTTTGAAAAAGCAAGATGATGTAGGAGCTATTCATGTTTTAACTTTGATATATAATAAAGACAAGGCAGTTGACAAATTAAAGGAAATAAAAGAAGATGTATCAAAAACTATAAAAGGAGAAAAACTCTTTCAAAAGAAATTTAATAAAGTATTATGGTTAGGGTTTTTAATTGCTTTTTTTAATCAACTTTCCGGAATTAACTTCATACTGTATTACGCCCCGGAAATACTGGAACGTTCGGGATTGGCAGGAAAAGAATCGCTATTTAGCTCCATATCCATAGGCTTGATAAATCTTATATTTACTTTTGTTGGTGTGTATTTGATAGATCGGCTTGGGCGCCGTCAACTTATAAAAATCGGATCGGTAGGTTATATAGTCAGTTTAGTAGCGGTTGGCTGGTGTTTTTATAGTTCGGCAAGTTCTGCTGTGTTACTCACATTTATTTTATTATTTGTAGCTTCTCATGCTATTGGCCAGGGTGCCGTAATTTGGGTTTTTATTTCGGAAATATTTCCTAACAATATTAGAGCCAGCGGGCAATCATGGGGAACAGGAACTCACTGGGTTTTTGCTGCAATCATAACTCTGATAACACCTTTGTTTTTAGATAAAGATGAAGGGATTTTTGGTGATAACCCGTGGCCAATTTTTACCTTCTTTGCTTTCATGATGATACTTCAACTACTGTGGTCTGTTTTTAAGATGCCCGAAACCAAAGGTGTCTCTTTGGAAAAATTAGAAAAGCAACTGGTTGATGAAAACTAATTTGAAAATAGCCTGCTTTGGGGAAGTTCTTTGGGATGTTTTCCCCACTTATAAAATGATAGGAGGAGCTCCTTTTAATGTTGCAGCTCGATTGTATTCACTGAGTAATGACGTGTGTTTAGTGAGTAAAATTGGAAAGGATGCTGACGGAGAAGAAATTATGGCGTATATGCAAAGCAAGGGAATCAATACCGAGCATGTTCAGGTAGATGAAAAACTGAAAACAGGTGATGTAACGGTTATGTTAGATGATAAGGGCTCGGCTTCCTACACCATAGCATTTCCCAGAGCATGGGATGCTATAGGATGTACCGATAAAGTTAAAGAAGAGATTGCAAGATCCGATGCTTTTGTATTTGGCAGCCTTTCTGCCAGAAATCACATATCTAAAAATACCCTGTATGAGTTGATAGCTTGTGCTAACTATACTGTTTTTGATGTAAATCTAAGAGCTCCGCACTATACAAAAGAAAGTATTTTAGCGTTAATGAGTAAGGCTGATTTCATTAAATTGAACGATGACGAATTAATGGAAACGATGAAATATATGGGAAAAATACCTGATACATTAGAACAAAATATAATGTACATATCTCAAATGACGAGCACACCTCATATTTGTGTAACTCTTGGAAAAGAAGGAGCTGTTTTACTTTATAATGAGGAATTTTATCACCATAAAGGTTATGAGGTAAAAGTTATTGATACCGTAGGAGCAGGAGATTCTTTTTTAGCCTCACTGATTCATCACCTGCTCAGAAAAGCACCCCCCGGAGAAGCTATTGATTTTGCTTGTGCAGTAGGTGCCCTGGTTGCTCAAAAAAAAGGAGCAAACCCCGATATTACTATGGAAGAGGTTTGCCTGCTTATGAAATCTTAGTGGCCGATATAGAATTATAATTTCCCCCAAAAATCGGACAGTAATTTAAGTTAGATTTTTAATTATAAATTTACTGTATCATGAGTAGAAGAAGATTCACATCAGAGTTTAAATTCAAGGTGTTTTTAGAATCCTTGAGCGAGCGTTATACGATTCAAGAGTTGGGTTCGTAAATATGATATCCATCCAACCCAAATTACCAATTGGAAGGCTCAATTTTTAAAGAATGGTCAAGCTGTATTTGATGATCGTCCGGTAAAGGATTCAAAAACAGAGTCATAAGAGAAAGAAGATCGTTATTTAAAGAAGATCGGTCAGCAAAAGATGGAGATTGATTTTTTAAAGAAAGCCTTGTCATGAATAAGAGTTCAAAACAGCGTAAAGAACAGGTTGACAAGGCAAGTAAGCTGTCTATTGTAAAGCAATGTGATTTATTACAAATTCATCGTAGTAGTGTGTATTACATTCCAAAGGGAGAGAGTTCATTGAATCTGGAGATCATGAGATTGATAGATGAGGAGCATCTGCTTCACCCATGGCTTGGAGTTCCTCGTATAACTACTTGGCTCAATATGGATAAGGGTTATAAGATCAACAAAAAGCGCATAGAACGCCTTTACAGACTCATGGGGTTGTCTGCCGTTGGCCCCAAGCCTAATACTTCCAAAAGAGGTAAAGGGGCTTTGCATAGAATCTATAAGTACCTGTTGAGTAAGTTAAAGATTAGACATTCCAATCAAGTGTGGGCAATGGATATTACCTACATTCCAGTTCAGGGAGGGTATTTGTATTTATGTGCTATTATAGACCTTTACAGTCGTTATGTAGTGGGTTGGTCATTATCCAACACGATGACAAGTAACCGGTGCAGAGAAACCTTACAAGAGGCTATTGAAAAACATGGAAAACCAGAGATTCTCAATACAGATAAGGGGAGTCAGTTTACTGCCTATGAGTTCTGCCATTGGGTAACTCATCCTGATAGAGCCATCAAGCTCAGTATGGATGGTAAAGGAAGAGCTATTGATAATATTTTCATTGAACGATTATGGCGTAGTGTCAAATACGAACATGTATATTTGTTTCCAGCTAGTGACGGTAGAGAATGTTATAGAGGTTTAAAGGAGTATTTCGAGTATTACAATACACAAAGAAGGCATCAAAGTATCGGTAATCAACATCCTCAAACCATTTATCAACAAACCCTAAAAATAGCAGCATGAGATATGATGATACTTTGGGGAGTTATTCACAAAAAATGAGAGTTATCAGTCTCCTCCCGGACCCCCCTCTTTCAACATCATTATCTCATTTAAGTTTTAATAAAATCTGTCCTATCAATGGGGGGAATTATACTACTAAATAGTATTGATTTACTTTTTTTAAGTCAGCGTGAATGTTAATTAAAAAACTAGAAGCAATTCCATTTACCAAATCCGGTGGAATATTTGAAGAAATTCCGGCATTTCCAGCTCTTGTCATTACTATAGTTTTCTCAGAAACTCGATTCTTAATGACATCTTTATGAGTAATTAAATCTTTTCTAATATGCTTTAAATTCTCAAAATTGATACCTTCTTTTGTAATTGATTTTACCAAAATATATGGTACGCCTTCATTTTCTTTTACATATATCGAAGAATCATCAATATTAGCTCCGTTATGAACCGTCTTTATTAAAGAGCCTAACGCAACTATCGGGTATTTACTTTTTTCCAGTTTATTTATATTATCAACATATTTCTGTAAATACCTTTTAGCTATAAAACTATGTTCAAGCATTGATGAGTTAATAAAAAAATTGTTT
This window of the Flavobacteriaceae bacterium genome carries:
- a CDS encoding glycoside hydrolase family 32 protein codes for the protein MKYYAFALSSLFLISCQKNKQSSPKPKDMKIDSSFVKTGEQYRPAFHFTPEKNWMNDPNGMVYYQGEYHLFYQYYPKDNVWGPMHWGHAVSKNLIHWERLPIAIYPDSLGYIFSGSAVIDWDNTSGLGSEENPPMVAIYTYHDPVGEKSGIDTFQSQAIAYSLDKGRSWTKYSKNPVISNPGIRDFRDPKVFWYSEKKKWIMTLAVKDHVNFYSSENLKDWKLESEFGQNNGAHGGVWECPDLFSMYDDEGNLKWVLLVSINPNGPQGGSAIQYFVGDFNGSAFLPDHTEIKWVDYGADNYAGVTFSDIPKEDGRRIFIGWMSNWQYAQVVPTETWRSAMTLPRKLALKNNNGVYHLHSKPVREIDTIFESPVDVESNTYQSDSSSYFIEICGELTKGTITLSNGLGESFTITIDKGQLFTDRTYAGKNSFHPEFAKIHKAPMLHDTISKLRLFVDTSSVEMFINDGELVMTELMFPTGSLHTITTKGINRFRFFELKSIWNQ
- a CDS encoding sugar porter family MFS transporter, with the protein product MNQKLINWSLVVALAGFLFGFDTVVISGANQPIKELWNTSPLFHGMFIMSMALWGTVLGALFGGIPCDKIGRKKTLFWIGVLYLISALGSAFAPDPYTFSFFRFMGGIGVGASSVAAPIYISEISSAKNRGKLVALYQFNIVFGIFIAFISNYLLEGLGGTNDWRWMLGVEALPAFLYILMVLKIPNSPRWLALKKQDDVGAIHVLTLIYNKDKAVDKLKEIKEDVSKTIKGEKLFQKKFNKVLWLGFLIAFFNQLSGINFILYYAPEILERSGLAGKESLFSSISIGLINLIFTFVGVYLIDRLGRRQLIKIGSVGYIVSLVAVGWCFYSSASSAVLLTFILLFVASHAIGQGAVIWVFISEIFPNNIRASGQSWGTGTHWVFAAIITLITPLFLDKDEGIFGDNPWPIFTFFAFMMILQLLWSVFKMPETKGVSLEKLEKQLVDEN
- a CDS encoding carbohydrate kinase, with the protein product MKTNLKIACFGEVLWDVFPTYKMIGGAPFNVAARLYSLSNDVCLVSKIGKDADGEEIMAYMQSKGINTEHVQVDEKLKTGDVTVMLDDKGSASYTIAFPRAWDAIGCTDKVKEEIARSDAFVFGSLSARNHISKNTLYELIACANYTVFDVNLRAPHYTKESILALMSKADFIKLNDDELMETMKYMGKIPDTLEQNIMYISQMTSTPHICVTLGKEGAVLLYNEEFYHHKGYEVKVIDTVGAGDSFLASLIHHLLRKAPPGEAIDFACAVGALVAQKKGANPDITMEEVCLLMKS
- a CDS encoding IS3 family transposase, which gives rise to MNKSSKQRKEQVDKASKLSIVKQCDLLQIHRSSVYYIPKGESSLNLEIMRLIDEEHLLHPWLGVPRITTWLNMDKGYKINKKRIERLYRLMGLSAVGPKPNTSKRGKGALHRIYKYLLSKLKIRHSNQVWAMDITYIPVQGGYLYLCAIIDLYSRYVVGWSLSNTMTSNRCRETLQEAIEKHGKPEILNTDKGSQFTAYEFCHWVTHPDRAIKLSMDGKGRAIDNIFIERLWRSVKYEHVYLFPASDGRECYRGLKEYFEYYNTQRRHQSIGNQHPQTIYQQTLKIAA
- a CDS encoding N-6 DNA methylase, whose product is MWQKDKGSGKWNKVTKLKKREEPQVLFIERCMELLKDGGKMAMVLPSGILGNERESYLREYILNKGNLFVIVELPFETFSPNVTINTSVLFIKKGKLNKNKELFISINEYCGHDKKGRSIKQDDIPNVAKFFHSKESNENNFFINSSMLEHSFIAKRYLQKYVDNINKLEKSKYPIVALGSLIKTVHNGANIDDSSIYVKENEGVPYILVKSITKEGINFENLKHIRKDLITHKDVIKNRVSEKTIVMTRAGNAGISSNIPPDLVNGIASSFLINIHADLKKVNQYYLVV